The following nucleotide sequence is from Primulina tabacum isolate GXHZ01 chromosome 2, ASM2559414v2, whole genome shotgun sequence.
CATTTAGCATCGATGGCCAGTAGTGGCCATGCCTGCAGATTAACAACCTCATTTTGATCCCTGACTGGTGCGCCCCACATAATCCTTCATGTACTTGCTGCATTACTCTCATGGCCTCTGGGAAACCCAAACACCGCAACAAAAAATCATCATCCCCTTTCCTGTACAGTTCATCTTCCATCAAGACATAATGTAGAATTCTCATCTTCAACCCGTAATGCAACTTTTGCTCATCATTCCTCAATGCATCCTTTCTCTCTTCTCTCCGATCCCCGGCGAGTTCAACATCAATATCAAAGGTATCCACTTGTATTCCTCGCTGGTAAATAGAaggatgattttttttttgtaccaACAAAAATTTGTGGGTGAGCTCGGGCGATATCCTTAAACAGAAGCAATCTGAGCCAATTCATCATCTTCCCAGTTGTCTTGTCTTGGCACGTGTTGGAAGGTCACATCTTCAAAATCGTCAAGGAGCTGTGAAGCAGCTGTAAAATAAGGGGCTAACGCCAAACTTGAACATTTATATTCCCCGGACATTTGCTTGAGAACCAGTCGGGAATCTCCAATAATCAACACATCTTTAGCACCCAAATCTCGTAGAATTTCTAAGCCAATCACTAGCGCTTCATATTCAACCTGATTATTGGTGCATGAAAGTCCAGATTAAATGACATAGCTGTCTTAACTCCCGTCGGGGAGGTTATCACGACTCCAACCCCTGACGCCCTCTCTGTACTTGAACCATAAAATTTCAAAGTCCAGGATTGATTGACACAAAAAACTGGGATATCCACTGGTGCACTCCCTGCCACATCGACCATAGGGTGGTCTGCCAGAAAATCAGCAACAGCTTGGCCTTTCATCGATTTTTGGGGGCAATAAATAGGTAAACTCGGCCAATGCCAGCGACCATTTTCCAATCCTCCCAGTGAAAATAGACCTGTGAAGCATGTATTTGACAAGATCTGTATGTGAAATCACATAAACTCTTAAATGGATCAGATAATGCCTCAATTTAGTACATGAATAATATAAAgccaaacaaattttttttatgacggAATATCTAACCTCCACCTCTGTAAGTGATCGACTCAAATAATAATGGCCTGCTCATGTTCTCTTTGTTGTTTTGCGCCAAAAGACATCCAATAGAATCTTGAGCGGCTGATATATACAGTTTGAGGGGAAAACCACGCCTTGGGGGCATCAGAACAGGAGGTTTAGAgaaatattcttttattttattgaaagCTTCTTGGTGACTTTTTTCTCATTTAAATTCTTCCGAGTCTTTCAACTTTAATAATAAAGAAAATTCTCGAGTTTTACCTGCCAAGTTTGAGATAAATCTTCTTAAATAATTTACCTGACCGAGGAATCTTTGTAGCTTCTTCTTATTCTTCAGTGGCATCACTGCCATGATAGCTTTAGCATTATTTTTGTCCACCTCTACTCCCCGCTGGTGAACTAAAAACCAATGAAATTCCCAGCTTGTACACCGAAAGCACATTTCAAAGGATTCAACTTCAAATTGTGTTGCCTCATCCTTATAAAACTCTTCCTAAGGTGGCCAAGATGAACTGATGCTTTTTTCAATTTAACAACAATGTCTTCAATATATACCTCCAAGCACTGACCGATCATATCATGGAAAATGGTATTCATGACCCTTTGGTAAGTTGCACTTGCGTTttttaaaccaaatggcataacAAGCCATTCGAACGTGCCGATTGCCCCAGGACATCTAAAAGTTATTTTGGATACATATTTCTctgctatttttatttgattgtaTCCTGAAAATCCGTCCATGAATGACATCAACTCGTTTTTCGCCACTGCATCGACTAACATATAGGCCACCGGCATGACATAAACGTCTTTCGGGGTGGCACAATTTAAATCCCTGAAATTTATGCAAACTCGAAGCTTCCCATTCTTTTTCATAACAGGGACTATTTTTGCAATTCATTCCGTGTATCTTACTGGACGAATGAATTTCGCTTTAAGCAATTTTTCGATTTCCTCTTTTACCCTTGCTTCAATGGCCTCGGACATCCTTCTAGCCGGCTGTCGGTATGGTTTGAAATCATCTTTAATTGGTATCCGATGTTCCACCAATTTACTGTCTAAACCCGACATATCTTCATATTCCCAGGCGAAACAATCTTTGAATTCCACGAGAAATTTCACAATTTCTTTCTTCATCTCTTCCTCTAACAAGTCACTGATATAGGTAAGTTTGGGGCATTCCACGGTTCCCAAATTCACTTCTTTCAAAGGATCCTGAGTCTCTGGATGTCGATCTTCTATCTGAGCCGGAGGTAAGACTATATCTTCCAACTGTAATTTTGTTTCCTCACTGTTATTACATTCATCTTCAAATATTATTTCAGTTCCATCAATGTCCCACAATTCCTGAGATTGTACTTCATTCACTAGATGCTGCAATGTGGCTTTCCATTCGAAAGTTGCAGCCACTTCCATCTCTTCTTTAGTGAAATTAATCATCGACCTCCTCGATAATAGATCGGACCATGGGTCTAGGAGAGACCATGGCGGTGGGTTTGAGAATTTTTTCAACTGCTTCTCTCACTTTTTTAGTATCCATGTAGACTGCACCTTGCTGTCCATTCACCTTGTAGTCACAAATTTTAATAGGACTGAAGGCTCCATCATAATACCTAGCCTCTATTACATTTGAATTAGATTGATACGGCTGCGAATCAGCCTACACCACTTCCATCTCATCCCCTTTCCACATCAACAGTAACTGGTGCATGGATGATGGTACACAATGGTTGGTATGAATCCAATCTCTTCCCAACAGAGCATGGAAGCTAGCACTGAAATTGACCACGAAAAAAGCTGACAACAAGGATCGAGACCCTACAGTAACATTTTCTGGCAACCCTCCTAAAGTTTTCGTAGATTCTCCAGTAAAAACCGCCACAGAGACTTCGGTAGGAATTAGGTCTTCTACATTCTTCCCCAACTTCTGAAGGATTCTGTATGGTAAAATATTCATAGCAGATCCATTATCTATCAGTACCCTAGACAATGAATTTCCATTAACATGTGCTATAATATAGAGTGGTTTGATGTGTTTAGTAATCTCATTGGTAGGTTGCGTCATCAACACTCTTTTCTCTTCATCAAAAAGAACACCAACGCAATCATTCGAAATATTGGTTTGAATGGATTCCCTAACACTTTGGTTTCCAGTGTATACATCGAATTCAAACATCGTTTTGCGTTTAAACTCCTCTGGCAACATTAATGAGCCAGTGGCACACTCAAATGAAACGATAATCTGTCCTACCTTGTAAGTAGCCTTCTTAACTAGTTCATTGTCTTCCTCTGATAACAAGTCATCATCTTCCCCATTATCCTCGGTAGCCTTCCTCCCAAATTTTTTCTTCCCTTTGAACGACTCCTCCATCTTAGATCTGCGCTCAGCAGCTTTCTCTCTCAACACACGTCGTTTTTGGGTCCGAGAAAGAGGTTTTGAGAACTTTGGATGTTCTACACGCTTCCATATACCGTTGAGGATTGCTTTGGGAGGAACAACAAAACGAGGtttcttttcatattttttatcagAGCTTAGAGGTGCTGGCCTATGTATTATCTTCTGGACCAACTGTGGGTCCCTTCTTCTCTCACCATTCGCCAACCCAGGAAACGAGCACCTTCTGAGGTACTGGTTCTCTGGCCTTTTGGCCATAGATTCCCTATCATACCTCATATTCCTCCAACTATAATGCACACCACTCCCTCTGTAATAGCGgtctttttcatgaaaaatttctgttttcttcttcttaaccTCAAATATCATTTTCCGAGGtacccaacacttctttaaagTAAATCTTGGCCTAATGGACCTGTCCTCACCTCCACTCCTTCTCCTCTCATTGATTAAGAATCGCAAGTCAGTATTGCTCACATTCACATTTGCTACCGAGGTAAAATGATCTTCATCCACTGTCATTGTTTCCTTCTTCTCGGGAAATTTCAGGATCCCCTTGTTAATTTTTCTTGTAAAACATTTTTGAAAGCCCAACATTCATTAGTATTATGGTTAAAGGAATTGTGATACTTACAATAGTCTCTTCCCTTGATCTCCTCCCTGGTGGGTAGCTTATGATCTGGGGGAAACGTTATAAACTTTTCCTTCACCAAGTAGTCAAATATTTCTTCCGTCTTTGACGTATCGAAAGTATATGGTGTTTGCACTGAATGAATGTTTTTCTTCGAAAGTTCTTCGCTCTTGCGTTTCAAGAAAGGAACAGTGCGTGATCCGGAATTTACCACTTCTGCTAATGTGACTTCCTCCACTTCCTGGAAGTAAGAGCCCACTGTAGATTTTCTTTTATGACTCTCTTCCCGCAACAATTCCTCATACGCTGATACTTTGGCAGCAAGCTCATAAAAATCGCGGAATTCCATCCATTGAAACTTCTTTCGGAGTTCAAAATCCAGCCATCGCTGTGCCATCTTCACATATTCTGATTCGGGAAGGAAAACACGGCATCTACTTCTAACTTTCTTGAATCTACAAATGAAGTCATTAGCATTTTCCCCCGGTTTTtgtgtcacgccccgtgtccgaagcgtctatgacatccgacattgtttaacaattacttgaaaacaattaagcctcgtatcgaaatgccaaaaaccagtctttttcataaataaaacattgtctttatattgacaatagaataaaaatacatcagagttgcaaatgcagaaactgaacaaaagggaaataaagtcttgatttcttgtatcttgctcatcggctaccatccccagaaggcttcttgttcctcaTCATTCAGTTGTTTttcattttaatctgaaatttgtaaggggtgagtgttttgggaaacactcagcaagtgggggtcgatcgatttccaatgatacatatagaacttaatctttaaaacatttctttaacaaactttcaaatcttattacttttaactcatcataacagaaacgaaacaaatatgagacagatgttatcagacgattcagagcagttcagaaacagatcagaacaattcagaacagaacaaatcggaacagacagaacagaacagatcggaacagacagaacactattactcatctcatttcaatggtcaaattgtccccaatatgttagtcctctaaggggtgaggccacaatacggttttatacccactgatgggggccagacagaacatggttttatacccaccaatgggggccagacagaacatggttttatacccaccaatgggggccagacagaattacaattctcgtcccatttcaaattcgaatcgtaacattgaaaacagaattcagaagtaacagaaagaacttttcagattttcagatttcagagttttcatacggacacagcggaatcaacgaatttcgaagcataaaagagaacacataatcgatcgaaattttaaatagaacagatagcaattttcgaaaatgaagacacacatacatgcatgtcataattcatatattcaagatttaaaaatacaaacgaatatataacaaaagcccacttactgtatttgcagattttgatacatCACGTCTTCTCAAAAATCGGGCAGCACTTTGGCGTAACTTTAACGAATGCTGTTGTTGATCGAGCAGCACTTCGACTTATAATTTGAACAGAATACGCTACTAATTCAGCAGCACTTTGACGCGAGTCTTTGATCGCCTGCACTGCAAGAATTTCCTTCCCTTTCCTTGCTCTCcttttggccgaaatttgggAGTAGTTTTTGGTGTGTTTTTCATCAACCTTGAGGTAATATTTATAGGTGGAGAATGTGGCTTTTCCTTACCCTCATGGCCGATTTCTTGATCTCCAAGATTGGAGTAATGGTGCTCATGATGTAGgtacaaagtttcatgcatgaaaatccaaaatcccatgcattcttcaagttctagattagtcatgaatgttgctcaaaatctcatgcactccttaaatatcatcttgattttctaaagggtcatttcttgcatcatcaatatgtcttagtcctttagctcctcccttagctccttcatgggtttactcaaaggttatttcttgcatacttaatttgtccaaacgtTTAACTCCTCCTTTAGTTCTCTTTTTGGcctttttaggacaagcatgattgagcttctttgagctggaaGATTGAGCTTatgagctaggggttttctccccaacaatgaatgaacttccttgagctgagtgTTTTAGCTTTTGAGCTTAGGGTTTCTTTTCCAAGTGACATACCCaaaattctcaaggttttgcattgcctctgtttctttttgagctactttccgagctttttgaggtgctttgcttcaaaaatccgggttctcacatttTGGACCACCCTTGACAATTCCACTATGCTACTCTCAGGTACTGTTCTGAAGAATTGTGTATGGAATTGACGTTCCATATCATGCCAAGTCATGATAGAATTTCGAGGTAGCGTTACCAAGTGAAAGCAATGCTGGTCAAAGAATTGGGGAACAATCGTAACTTATAATTAGAAAAATTCTCCAAGTTTGCTAACTCCCCACATTGGATTGTAAAACTTGCTACATGTTCCATGCTAGATTGACAATCTTCCCCTGAGTATAAAGTAAAATCTGTAATGCGGTATCCTCGTGGATAAGGGTTGTCACGATCAACAATATCAGGATACGATTTGTGAAACTCTGGTCGGTTGATTGGCCTCACTCCTGGTCCATACAACTCCTAAATAACATCATGTACCATGTTAAAATCCAACACTGGAGTTTGTCGTAACTGGTGCGGATGATAGATTGTCCCCCCGGGTGTTATTCCCCGAATTTGGTACTGGATACCCGCGCATTCCCGCATTACAATACATCCCTGGATGCAAGTTAGGGGACGTCACAGAGAATATATTACCGGTCATTTGTTTACTGTTACTGCAATTTTGATATTTCAACCCCAATTCCTCGTCCCTTTTGTGCGGAGGAGTGTATCTTCCTTCCCTAGCAGATTCAGGAAATGATGCTTCTCCCAAAcggcgattttcacctgcttgaGAAATTCCCGATCCTTGGCCTTGATCTTTAAATAGTTTAGTGTCAGCTTGTTGAAGTTTATCATTTTCTGGTGTAATAATCTCGCCTTTTGCAGACTTCCTCAATTCCTTTACTTCTGCCACAAATTCCATCATAACAGCAGTAAAGACTTTGGTCATTTCGTTGAAATCTCCACAGATATTTTTCTTCATGGACAACATAATGTTTGCTGGAAGTCCCTCACCACCAGAAAATAAAATTCCTCTTCATAGCCTCTTCTTCGAACTTGTGTACCAGTCGTTCCACCGATCTTCCATCAGCATCGGTCTCTTCCTCATGTGAAAGATGAACTTTCCCCTGTGATGGAGGAATTCCTTCATTCTTCTCAGTATGCTTTGGAGGCATTTGGTCCCACTGGGCGTGCCAATTTGTTTGTCCCGAAAATTGCGGGGTGTGCCAGGCACGTGAACGTGCCAAATATGGAATGATCTGACTTCTTTGTCAAGCGTTGCGAGTCCCGATTCGTTCGTTAGTTCTAATTCCCTCGGTGTGGCTTCAAAGCAAAAAATATAAACTGAGgaatataatgaaattgaagAGAAAATCCATGAACAACATGAAATTTAATCACGTTGTTATGAACATAAACGACATTTTTTATAAGAAAGTTGGAGGAATATGCCAAAATCTAAAGAAACTAGGATGCTAAAAATTGGAAAATATGCAGATAAAATATTAAGAGAATTGAAGAAGCTTTGCTGCTGCTTTGTTGGATGACTTTTGTTGTGTCTTTTTGATTCTTCCTTCCCGTTTTTGTTCAACTCCGCATGTTAGTTTAGGTTGTATTCCATGATCTCTCCACGATCTTCCATGTTGGGTAGTGGCCTTGCCTGGTCGCATAGTTCTTCTCCTCGGTCAACTGCAATTCTCTTGGGCTTTCATCAGTTGGACTTTTGCTCATAGGCTTCCAAGTGGGCTTCTTGGATTATTTTTTAGGCACAACAATAACAAAAAATatgacaattttttttaaaagtaaaaaatattagttGTTGACATGggaaaatctttaaaatttatGTTGAATCAAAGTTTCACAATATAGAAAAGTAATTGTAAGgtaatttatcaattaataaacaaaaaaacCATATGAAACTCTCtcacataataaataattttgtgagAGAGATTTTTGATCcgatatatgaaaaatattattttttatgtaaaaatattacttttcactCTGGATATAGATCAGATCGACTCGTCTTGCTGATATAAATTCATAAGAGCGTCTCATAAGAAATCtactcgttaattaattaaatagataaGATGGAATGTTGctaatataatttttcaaatataaataacatattTCAAGATAATATTGATTAATATTGTAGAATTTTTTTAGTCAAATTATGaactttataattttttttaaaattcaaaatatatttatataccgCCTTATGATAGTTACAACATATATAGAACACTTTCCCATTTTTCTATCTTTTTCTGCTTGATGATTAATGTCGtaagaaatcaatttttttaaatgttattcttCATTGTTTTGATTTAGTTGGACGAATTCAAAATCACTTTTGTTTTTGAGTAATTTTTGTAATTTCGCTTGGTCTTTCAGTGTTGTTTCAATTTTAATGGTTTTCATCAGAAGATTGATTTCTTGACGTCAGGGTTATTCTTTTAAAAGGTGGCTTGATTTGACTTAATGCAAATTGCAAAGCACTTTCTTTTGTAATCAATACTTAGTAGTAGTTGGTGATTGATTGTTAACTGCTTTTCAATTGGATTGATGTTCTATTATTTGTTCTTTGTGGAGATGTTAGAGGAAATATGAGAAATAGATATTTTATCAAATGGTTAAAAGTATGTTTCCATGAAACGTCTCCTCTCCTGATTGGGGAAGAATTAAATGCAAATTTATTATCTTTCCTTAGTTTTCTCTTTATGACTCTTGTTATTTGGATTAAGGATTTTAATGTTTTATATCCAATCTAGATAGTTCATATGGCTCCTGGTTTATGTTGTTTGATGTAGTTAAGTTTGTGCATTTCCAGATTTTTGTTGGAGTGGTGACTAAAATGTTTCATTTGGTGGCTTCCGAATATGCCTTTTAAGATCGTTTTTGTCATCCTAATTATCCTCTTATTCATCAGGTCTTTGCCAATCGACCGAGGCTTAAAAGGGAAGTGGTTTAGAAGTTGAAATCAATTTAGATGCGGTTGTGTGTTGATCCTTATCTTACTTATCTTATCTACTTAATTGGATAGGAACTTATCTATCTTTTTATCTCTGTCTTTATTTgtatctttgtattttaatgtaAGATTTAAGAAATTCGAAAAACGTAACCCGACTGCaagcaatctagggttttatttttaaatatgtgtttattgatttttatgcatatcaTGCATGATTATTACATGGGTAGGGTTTATTTAATGATTATTTATAAGTTTCATGCgttagggttttaagttgcatttcgtgctcgaacgagtaacggaAACCGAAGATAATCAGGAACAATattcttattaaataattatttttacttatttaatatgaggtttttttaaatatgatttttgaatatGGGCCTTGGTGGAATATTTTTACCCGTCAGATTATATTTTTAGCCGGTATGTAAAATTTATCGgttcggaggactttttgagggttcagacATTATTTTACAAACCGcgcctaaacaaaatatttttcgggaatgttattgggcttgacgggtttgttttattttttaatgggcctaaaacatttttttaactcctttaattattttatagggcccattagtgtatTTTACATTAACTCAAACCCTACCCCTCAAACCTTAAACCTCCTCTCCAAGTTCGGCCGCCCCCTCCCCTAGCAGCAGCAGGATTTTCGAAACCTTTCAGCAACCTTTCGAGAATTCTTCAAGGTTTTTGCAAAAGATTTCCTCCCCCGCCTCTCCGGTGCTCATCCTACGCGAAGTTATCGAGTGTTCGAGCGTATTCTCTCAAAGGCTCGCCTATAACTTGTTTCTTTTCATCGTTCACATCAGTATACAtttttttgttgatttatgCATGCGGTTTATCATACTTCATTCAACCTTGATTATATACGCATTGGACATGAATTTTACCCACACTTTTGACACGAAGCTCAcgttttttgattattttgtgcaaggggctgctatgCTCAGGCGTTTAGGGGCTTGTAATGTCAAGGATTGAGATGTCAAGAGGCTGGTGTCACGTAGAAGTCACGCTTGAGTAAGGGCTGTGCTCTATGCCTTGGTAGATGGTCTCGGGTGAGGTTGCGTCGTGGGAATAGAGGGCGTCGGCCGTGCAAGGGCTGCTCTTAGCCATGGAACAGACcttggtgggtctgagacatgGTCTAGGGGTGGCTCGAAGGCTGCTGGTTTGGTGTTAGGGCCAGTCGATCGAGTTGTGTGTGAGTTGGTCTCGGGTGAGGTCCTTTTAGCAAGTGTTTGAGTCCTACggcgtgcatggggctgagtCCTTGAGATGGTTCAGTCCAGAAGGGTCTTAGGGT
It contains:
- the LOC142537688 gene encoding uncharacterized protein LOC142537688, producing MPVAYMLVDAVAKNELMSFMDGFSGYNQIKIAEKYVSKITFRCPGAIGTFEWLVMPFGLKNASATYQRVMNTIFHDMIGQCLERGVEVDKNNAKAIMAVMPLKNKKKLQRFLGQILSNTCFTGLFSLGGLENGRWHWPSLPIYCPQKSMKGQAVADFLADHPMVDVAGSAPVDIPVFCVNQSWTLKFYGSSTERASGVEYEALVIGLEILRDLGAKDVLIIGDSRLVLKQMSGEYKCSSLALAPYFTAASQLLDDFEDVTFQHVPRQDNWEDDELAQIASRGIQVDTFDIDVELAGDRREERKDALRNDEQKLHYGLKMRILHYVLMEDELYRKGDDDFLLRCLGFPEAMRVMQQVHEGLCGAHQSGIKMRLLICRHGHYWPSMLNDCIIYSRGCQQCQKHGNIQRMPADEMHTVIKPWPFKGWAMDLIGKIYPPSSKEKFLYNCGY